A window of Chitinophagales bacterium contains these coding sequences:
- a CDS encoding penicillin-binding protein — protein sequence MTRSVRIFWRIVLYGFLAFILLILTINWGLWGNMPSITELENPTILQASEVYADDGTLMGKYYLDKGNRTNVRYKDLSPNVVNALVSTEDERFYQHSGIDYRRTISAVAHLGQKGGASTITQQLALNLFNSRSSNPFMRIIQKLQEWIIAIKLERNFTKEEIIALYLNAVSFSENTFGIRSASRTFFQKEPDQLNVQESALLIGMVNAPSLFNPRRNPKAARERRNVVINQMVRNKKLDAATAAKLKAEPIKLNYRKLDENTGYAPYFREVLRDELKKLLKDIKKPNGESYNIYNDALKIYTTINPRMQEYAEEAVTSHLPTMQKILSSTGKIKDGSVWKGFENVIESAMKQSDRWATMSAEGFTEKEIRRAFTQKTPMKVFAWNKNREKDTTMTPIDSIKYHHTIMQSSFMAMDPVTGEVKAWVGGINFKTFKYDHVNLNTKRQVGSSIKPLLYTMAMEERGFTESTECERVAQFFPGQGWVPAGKGGKGGTISFAGALAFSDNYASAFVMKAVEPGPFADFVSRLNIPTNIGPHPSNALGACDLSMYEMMWSYTIFAGRGFSTRPYYISRIEDRNGNVIKRFDYSVNRKEAISEGTAYRMARMMQGTVDFGTAAGLRNRIGVAELGGKTGTTNDNSDAWFMGYTPQLLGGVWVGCDDRFVRLNKNDARGYGGYAARPIWEYFFKKVMNDRKLGYDKNARFSKPSNLDLEINSADLINGEYVAEPGAEGSNIGSGPASGFEILENSENIFPDSKPVEDDSKPIRDTMPKAVMPKRTDDPKIGDAAPKEEKKKKGVLQKLFGKKNGEGNN from the coding sequence ATGACCCGATCTGTCCGGATCTTCTGGCGAATCGTCCTATACGGATTTCTTGCCTTTATCCTCCTTATATTAACCATCAATTGGGGACTCTGGGGAAATATGCCCTCCATCACTGAACTGGAGAACCCCACCATCCTGCAAGCCTCTGAAGTGTATGCGGATGACGGAACACTCATGGGCAAGTATTACCTTGATAAAGGAAACAGGACCAATGTCCGGTACAAGGACCTTTCTCCCAATGTGGTCAATGCACTGGTGTCCACAGAGGATGAGCGTTTTTACCAACACTCCGGGATTGATTACCGTCGTACGATCAGCGCGGTGGCCCACCTGGGACAAAAAGGAGGTGCCAGTACCATTACCCAGCAATTGGCGCTGAACCTTTTCAATAGCCGGTCTTCCAATCCATTCATGCGGATCATTCAGAAATTGCAGGAATGGATCATTGCCATCAAGCTCGAACGAAATTTTACCAAAGAAGAGATCATTGCTTTATACCTCAATGCGGTGTCGTTTAGTGAAAACACCTTTGGCATCCGCAGTGCTTCCCGTACTTTTTTCCAAAAAGAACCCGATCAACTCAATGTACAGGAATCCGCTTTGCTGATCGGCATGGTGAATGCCCCAAGCCTGTTTAATCCCCGGCGAAATCCCAAGGCCGCGCGTGAAAGAAGAAATGTCGTGATCAACCAAATGGTGCGGAATAAAAAACTCGATGCTGCCACTGCCGCCAAACTCAAGGCCGAACCGATCAAACTGAATTACCGGAAACTCGATGAGAATACCGGGTATGCCCCTTATTTCCGTGAGGTTTTGCGGGATGAATTAAAGAAACTCCTGAAAGATATCAAGAAACCCAATGGAGAGAGTTACAATATCTACAACGACGCCCTGAAGATCTATACCACCATCAACCCACGCATGCAGGAATATGCCGAGGAAGCTGTGACCTCGCATTTGCCCACCATGCAAAAGATACTCTCCTCCACAGGAAAGATCAAAGATGGTTCTGTATGGAAAGGTTTTGAAAATGTGATCGAATCGGCGATGAAACAAAGTGACCGTTGGGCCACGATGAGCGCGGAAGGATTCACCGAAAAAGAGATCCGTCGTGCCTTTACCCAAAAAACACCCATGAAGGTCTTTGCCTGGAATAAGAACCGGGAGAAGGATACGACCATGACCCCGATCGATTCCATCAAATACCATCACACGATCATGCAATCATCGTTCATGGCCATGGACCCTGTAACGGGTGAAGTAAAGGCCTGGGTGGGTGGGATCAATTTTAAGACCTTCAAATACGATCACGTCAATCTCAATACCAAACGACAGGTTGGATCCTCTATAAAACCATTGCTCTATACAATGGCAATGGAAGAAAGAGGATTTACTGAATCCACCGAATGTGAACGCGTGGCCCAGTTCTTCCCCGGTCAGGGTTGGGTGCCTGCCGGAAAAGGGGGAAAAGGCGGCACGATCAGTTTTGCAGGCGCCCTGGCCTTTTCCGACAACTATGCCTCTGCCTTTGTGATGAAGGCCGTAGAACCGGGCCCTTTTGCCGATTTTGTTTCGCGGTTGAATATCCCGACCAATATTGGCCCTCACCCTTCCAATGCACTTGGGGCTTGCGATCTGTCCATGTATGAAATGATGTGGTCCTATACCATTTTCGCCGGACGAGGTTTCTCCACACGCCCCTATTATATTTCTCGTATCGAAGACCGGAATGGCAATGTGATCAAACGGTTTGACTATTCGGTCAACAGAAAAGAAGCCATCAGCGAAGGAACGGCCTATCGCATGGCCCGTATGATGCAGGGAACAGTTGATTTTGGTACCGCCGCCGGATTGCGTAACCGCATTGGGGTGGCCGAACTGGGTGGCAAAACAGGTACCACCAATGACAATAGCGATGCCTGGTTCATGGGATATACACCGCAATTGCTGGGTGGTGTTTGGGTAGGTTGCGATGACCGCTTTGTACGGTTGAATAAGAACGATGCCCGTGGTTATGGTGGCTATGCCGCCCGACCGATCTGGGAATACTTCTTTAAAAAGGTGATGAATGACCGTAAACTCGGGTATGATAAAAATGCCCGTTTCTCCAAACCCAGCAACCTTGACCTGGAGATCAACAGCGCTGACCTGATCAATGGAGAATATGTAGCAGAACCAGGCGCTGAAGGCAGCAATATCGGTTCAGGGCCCGCCTCCGGATTTGAGATATTGGAGAACAGTGAAAATATCTTCCCCGATTCCAAACCCGTAGAAGATGATTCCAAACCGATCCGTGACACCATGCCTAAAGCTGTGATGCCTAAACGCACCGATGACCCCAAGATCGGCGATGCAGCGCCAAAGGAAGAAAAAAAGAAGAAAGGGGTGTTGCAGAAGTTGTTTGGAAAGAAGAACGGAGAGGGAAATAATTAA